CGGTCGCGATGATGCGATGCGGGCACGCCTGGCCGGCGGGCGCGTCGAAATAGGAAACGCCGCGGCACGCCTGATAGATGTTCTTCGACATGTCGCCGCCGGCCACATAGCGCCAGCGCTGCTTGCCGGTGGTCGCGTCGAGCGCGACGACATCATGGTGCGGCGTACAGAAATAGAGGCTGTCGCCGACCTTGATCGGCGTCGCCTCGAAGCTGAATTCGCGGCCTCGGCTGTTCTCGCCGGCGCGCGGCAGATCGCCCGTCGAGAAGGACCAGGCCGGCTTCAGCTGGGAGACGTTCTGCGGCGTGATCTGGGTCTGCGGCGCAAAGCGCTCGCCGCCGGCACTGCGGCCGTAGTAACGCCAGTCGTCGGACGGGCCGTCGGTCGCAAGCGCTGCGCCGCGTGCGGCCGGATAGGGCGAACCTTGCTCGAAGCGCTGCGCGGTCGTGGCATAGCCGGCCGCGAACACGCCCGCGATGAGCAGCGCGCAGATGGCCATGCCGGCGAGCGAGCGCCAGGTGGCAGCGCTGCCGGTCACGCCCGCCTGCCGATCGAGCCGTCCGGCAATCCAGGGTGTGCAGAGCCACAGTCCGAGAACAGCCGGCGCGACGATGCGCGGGATCAGCGCCCAGCCATCGAGCCCGGCCTCCCAGAGTGCCCAGACCACCGTTGCCGCCAGCACCGCAACATAGACATGGATACCGCTCCGCCGGCCGCGCAGGATCAGCACCCCGGACGCGACGAGTCCGAGCCCGGCGAGCAGATAATAGACCGAGCCTCCAAGCGCGGCGAGCCAGCCGCCCAGCCCGAGCAGGACGATGCCCAGAAGGATCGTGACCACCGCCGTGGTGACGACCAGCCACCGCCCACGCATCTTATGGTCCATGCTCGCTCCTTGGTACGCAAACAGATCGACACCCGAGCGTCCGCACGCCGGCCGATGCTCGCTGCTGCAAGCGCACAAAAATGCCCGGAGTTCCGCGATTGGACGGGGAAAAACGATATTGTGCATCGCACCGGTCGCTTTCGGCGATCGGGGAGCCGTCGGCGCCTCGCGAGCATGGCCGACCGCCCGAAACCGGCCTGGATCGAGACCTGGCGACCAGGCAGATCTCAGAAGCAGCCGATCGCCAGCCGCAATTGCTGAAAAATGTCCGAAAAGCGCGGTGCGTGTCCGTCATCACCGTGCCAGCCGGCTGAATCCAAAGCCCGCGGCGGCGAAAGCGATCGCGGCGGCGCAGCGACATGCCGCATCGTGGCCGCCGGGCGCAGATTGGAGCGGCGACGCCGGGAATTGACCGAAGAAGATCGCAACGGAGAGACGGGAGAGAGATCGCGTCGATCCTGTCCGAGGCCATCGCGACGCGCGCGTTCGCCGCCGATACCGATGTCGGAGCGCTCAACGATAGGATCCACGGCGCCTTCCGCTATCGTCTGTTGCTGGATGCGTCTGTTGCCGGATGAGCCGCTCGACGGGGCCTACGCCGAAAGGCTCGCTGCCACGGCGATGCGCCGTGCCTGACGGCGTTCGCGTACAGAGTCCCCGAGCATGACCGTCACCGGGATCGCGATCCTGCCCGGATGCCGTTGCATCTGGAAGCGAGCCGCCGTCACGGATCACCCGACCGCACGCCCATCTCCGCGACGACGCAGTCGATGAACGCGCGCAGCTTGGGGGGCTGGGGCGTGCGTCGCGCGAACACCAGATAGAGCGGCCGCGACGGGGGAACGTAATGACGGAGAACCGGAACCAGCCGGCCGTCCGCAATCGCGTCCCGCAAGATCGCGACGGGCTGCAGGATGATCCCGCGCCCGGCGATCGCCGCTGCGACGAGGACGCGCCCGTCATTGACCTGGAACCGGCTGCGGATCCGGACGGAATGCGTCACGCCATCCTTGGCAAAGCGCCATTCGGCATAGGGCAGGCCCGACCAGTTCACGAATGCGAGGCAATCATGGCGATCGAGATCGCCTGGCCGTTCGGGAGCGCCATGGCGGGCGATATAGTCGGGCGACGCGCAGGCGATCTGATCATGACTGACCAGTTCGCGCGCGACGAGATTGGTATCGCCGATTGGCCCGAGCCGCAGCACCGCGTCATAACCCTCGTCGACAATATCGACATAGCGGTCGGTCAGCGTGAGCTCGACCTCGATCCCGGGATGGCGATCCAGAAAATCGGCGATGACCGGCGCCAGCACGCCCGCACCGAAGGCCACGGGTGCGTTGACCCGCAGACGACCGCGCGGCGCCGCGCTCATGCCTTCGACCAGCGTCTCGGCCGCCTCCGCTTCGCTCAGGACGATCCGGCACCGCTCGTAGAATAGCTGCCCCACCTCGGTGAGGCTCTGTCGCCGCGTGCTGCGTCGGAGCAGCGGCGCGTTGAGACGCTCCTCCAGGCTCGCGACATGCTTGCCGATCATTTGCGACGAGAGCCCAAGCGCCGCGCCTGCCGCGGTGAACGAGCCGAGATCCACCGTTTTGACGAAGGCGGCCATGCTGGTCAGGCGGTCGAGCATTCGCGATCCTCGGTTACAAGTGATCCTAAGCTACAGGCAATTGTTCAAGCAGCAATAGTCAATAGCTTGTGGGCAGAGGATGCGGCCGGTGGATGCGCCGCATCGAGGAGACCGATTATGGCCGACGAATTGCGTGTGGGAATCATCGGCGCGAATGCGCACAGCGGCTGGGCCCGGGAATCGCATGTCCCTGCCGTTCAGGCACTTGCGGGCCTGTCGCTGGCGGCGATCGCCACCAACAGCCGGGATACGGCGGACGAGGCCGCCAAGGCCTTCGGCACGAAGGGATATGCGAGCGGGCTGGACCTCATCGCCGATCCGGCGATCGACATCGTGACCGTCGCGACGCGCGTATGGGTGAGCGTAAAGCCGTTGCCGACGAAGTCGAGGATGGCGCGCGAATTGGCGCCGCCCGCGCCATAAGGATTGAAATAGCCGTCGGCCGCAGTGCTGAACGGGGTCAGCGGATCGTCGGGCGTCGTGCCGAGCGCCTCCGACAGCGACGCGCTGTCGACGAGATGATCGGCGCGGGACGTGTCGCGCTCCTGGGCGAACCCTGCGTAGGAGCGGATCTGCCAATGGGCGCCCAGATCGACATCGGCCGATGCGCCATAGGTCATCGCCTCGGCCGTACCGGTGTCGCGCGTCGGCCCCAGCTCGGGATAGAAGCTATAGGCGAACAGGTCGTAAGGCGCGCCATCGGGCGACACGAAATAGGGATTGGCCGCGGTGATCTCGCCGACCGTGCTCGAGGCGACGCCGGCGACCGCATAATGGCGGCGGGAATAGCGCGCATCGAGCGCCAGGTGCACGCTGTCGCCGACGCCCTGATAGAGCCGGGCATATCCGCTGTGCCGGGTCTGGGTCGCGGTGAGATCAGTGCCCTCGCGGAAATTTTCGAGATTGGTCGCGCCGGCGACGAAATCGCCGACCGTGGTCGCGATGCCCGATGGGCCGGGCCGGATCGCATAAGCAGGCTCATAGGCGCCGGTCACGGGATCGAAGGCGAGGATATTGCCGGGTGCGCTCAGATAGTAA
This genomic window from Sphingomonas abietis contains:
- a CDS encoding Gfo/Idh/MocA family oxidoreductase; the protein is MADELRVGIIGANAHSGWARESHVPAVQALAGLSLAAIATNSRDTADEAAKAFGTKGYASGLDLIADPAIDIVTVATRVWVSVKPLPTKSRMARELAPPAP
- a CDS encoding LysR family transcriptional regulator codes for the protein MLDRLTSMAAFVKTVDLGSFTAAGAALGLSSQMIGKHVASLEERLNAPLLRRSTRRQSLTEVGQLFYERCRIVLSEAEAAETLVEGMSAAPRGRLRVNAPVAFGAGVLAPVIADFLDRHPGIEVELTLTDRYVDIVDEGYDAVLRLGPIGDTNLVARELVSHDQIACASPDYIARHGAPERPGDLDRHDCLAFVNWSGLPYAEWRFAKDGVTHSVRIRSRFQVNDGRVLVAAAIAGRGIILQPVAILRDAIADGRLVPVLRHYVPPSRPLYLVFARRTPQPPKLRAFIDCVVAEMGVRSGDP